The Eriocheir sinensis breed Jianghai 21 chromosome 21, ASM2467909v1, whole genome shotgun sequence genome includes the window agagagagagagagagagagagagagagagagagagagagagagagagagagagagagagagagagagagagagagagagagagagagagagagagaatgctatcgCTGTCATTAAAATACTTTCACAAACACATTGATTAAAGTACTCGAACTAGGAAAAAATATTAAGATGCTAGTAGGTTAAAGACATAATCATATACATTCAAAGAACTATCACCTTTTTCTTGTGCCTAAACGTGTTTCATAAAATTTCCTTCATCACCCTCTTATGCACTTTCTCgtttccagtttccttttttaTCCCGGTTTCAAAGGTTGCAAAAGGAGTGACAAAAGCTGACTCACAAGGAAAGAGGCTTCGTTCACTGTTTTCTTGTGTCGGTATGTCCGGTTTCCTGGTGACAATCATTTTTATAGCAAGGCCCGTGTTCTCAAAAAGGTTTCAGCGTCCTACAACACCTATTTCAACAAGCTATCGTGGAGGCTGCTTGGGTTTTCACTGACGGTTTTATGCTCCTGGCGATAGTTTTCAAAGGCTACCACACCATGAACAGGGAGGATATGTGATAACTTCATTagccttctcttcatcctctgaAAATTGTCCTAATGAGAGTTGAACCCATTTAAACATCCGGCCTTATACTTACGTAGTGTTTAATCCCCATGTAAATCAGTGCTATACGATCCCCTCCCTTATGCTGTATCACAACTTAAAGTCCCGGtgaattattatttattttttgtgttggcGGTTTTCGTATAATTGGGTGACGAATTATTACGCGGCGCTCGGTCCTCATGTGCAACAGCGATAAACGATCAACTAAAAGCCTTGCCAAGTACATTCATCCGTTGCCAGTTTGATTTATCGAGTGACATAAATAACTACAGAGCGTTTGATCCACATGTATTGCACCGATAAACAATCAACTCCCAAATGGTGCATTGCAAAGGGAAaaagaattatattattttatttgcgtTGCCGGTATTGAGTTTATTCGGTGACATGAAGATACGGACTTTCTTTATTGTGAGTTGAGTAGTCAGAAAGCAATACAACCTTAAATTTTCGTATTCTGAAGTGGATACCATGCCTGACTATTAAAGTATTTCCTGATGTCATACCTCATATATTAAAACAGAATGCTAGTGGGATCGATCCTTACGTAAAAGTCCCATTCCTCGGGCAAGTCACATTATGCATGGAGCTGATAACAGATAGACAACAGAAGCAACAGAGTGGTAACCCAGGATTATAGAAGATAGGACAGACACAAGCTGGATGGATTTCAGTCACACCCGACGGAGGTGCGGAACATTTGGAAAGGTTTTGCCATGCCACGGACTTCTAATGATTGTAGCTGAtgttaatgatgttgatgattatgatgatgagggggaggaagagaagcaagaaagaCCACTCGGTCCTTCAGATTAGCCGTCCCATCCCACGGCCTCTGATCCCCATGTAATAGAATCACAAACGATCTAATTCTCATGCCTCGATTCGTGCACACTCGCCGGTAACTGAACCCTTTCCTCGGTGCCTGCAGCTCGCCGGTgacctttcttccattcttggCTGAACCAGATTCGGGAAAAAAGTCTCCTGGTTTATATTATTAATACAAAAAACTAGACTTCACCTTTCAACCAGACAaactttcactctcttcctccttcagtaacACGCGGCGGACGGACGGGAGCCTTTCTACTTCGAGTCTACCCTTCACAAGACTCTGCGCTCCTATTCTTAtaacatttcctctcctcttaccgaTGCACTCTCAACACATTTGTTACTCCGGCAACCCTACCCCGTGCCCACACAACAGGTGACGCCACGCAGGGGACCTTTACTCCCCTGTATGGCGTGTCTGAAGGGGCACGGGGTGGGAGGGAGAACGGGGCGGGGGCTCGCACATAAAGGAAGTTCAAGGAGGGGGGCGGGGATGGCCTCGGGGTGACATGATGCAGCACAGTTTTGCAAGTATTCACACCTTTCCCATTCAGCCATACACGTCCCGCTCTGACCATCGCTTTCGTTGTCACAGAGATtcacaggtaaaaaaataaaaaaaacctatCCAGTCTGTATATGTCCCTGCTAATTACTCCCATTATAACTTTTCCGTCTACATTCGCTCATGCTTTCTTTGAGGCGTATAAAAACAAGACAATTTCCTTCACTTTGTATTATatcaacctttctttctcttgccaCACGATTTTCTATTCgactttctattctctcttcatCTTGCTCATCCTTTCACACTTAATAATGAGACACTTTCccgcgtgtgggtgtgggtgtgggtgtaggtgtgggtgtgttttaTTAATAATTACTTTCCTGCTTTCCTCGATATCCAAGTTTTTCTTTGTGGTCTTGTcacgcctctgtgtgtgtgtgtgtgtgtgtgtgtgtgtgtgtgtgtgtgtgtgtgtgtgtgtgtgtgttatcatctattctttcccttttccttactctctttaTCTCTAAAATGATATGATCTGCATTATTTCAGTTCTCCCTGCCGCTCATATTTTctcccaaacttttttttttttttatcttctctcactttcccgtcctctctctatttttttttttgttcccctttccttccttaaaatTCTTAGACAAAATAAGACACACTCCTGTttgattttttgttcttttgtattttttttctctcttgctccAGGCCACACGATTATCTCCTGGTTTACTTTCTTTTAAATGTAACGTGATACCACCCTCTGTTGTATTGTATCAAcctttgttcctctctcttccctgccaGCCACTCATGCCCTACGAGTTCGCATACGAGGTGAAAGACGACGCCACGACCAATTACCAGAACAGAGTGGAGTTCGTTGAGGATGGCGTGTTGCGGGGGAGCTACAGCCTCCTCTCCCCTGACGGTGTGGTTCGAACTTCCGTCTATTCCGACACCGGCAATGGCTTCGAGGTGAGTTACTCGGCATTAGGGCGGCGACGAGAGCCTACGAACGCCGTTAGAATGGCAAAGAATGAAGTTTGGCATATTACTGAGTAGCGACATAGATATTGCAGAAGTCAGGACAGAGAAAATAGGTGGAAATATGAAATTTAAACCCATGCTGGAGCAGGAAAGAGCACAAAatatgaaaagtagaaaatactGGAAAGGCATTTGTCTGTAgcgactgatgatgatggtgatgataaaggcattGAGGAGAGCATACGAGCGTCTTTAAAATACCAGGAATAGATGTTGGACATAGATGCTGCCCGTAGATggagtttcatttttttcttactaaCAGTTACTATATACTATATTATGGAAGTAAATCTAAAGTAAATATTTGTCTGCGatcaaacacataaaaaaacactgCATACCAGGAAAGAAAGGGAGCTTGTAAATTACACCGGCGAGTGAAATCGTCTTTCTTGTTTGCCTTCATCAAGCCGGTCTGTACGATGACTAAGGCACATGCAGCACATTCCTGACACACACTGTACCCCCTGAACAAGTCCTGCTGAAGGCACTTACTCATGAGGCCGCTCGCACCACAACGTTTGTCGCATCAAGATTTTCTATTCAGCGTATCATTCATGACACCCGCTTTCCTCTCTGAGCCAATCCTGCTAAAAACATTTATACTGCCGGCTTCGCTGCTTCATTCGTCCTAttaccgttttctttttcatgtgtATGAGCTTTGAGACTCAGCAAAATGAGAACTTTAATGTTTCGTTTTCTTTGCCAGTTGTATAAAGTTTTGGTGCGAAAATATAACAGTCTACCCGGCAATGGGGAACAGTTGATATATAAttacgacgacaacaacaacaatactagaagtgaaaatatgataataataataataataataataataataataataataataataataataataataataataataataataataataaaataatgaggtAACAAAAATTGACCATCCTCCCGGTTGGACACAAATCCTTCAACATGGCGCCTCTTTCCGTCCTCCCACAGGTGACCCTCCACGAAGTGCCAACAGACATCGTGGTCATCGGCTCAGGCCTCCCTGGTGACCCCGCGCTCAAGGCCGGGGGCACGTACAGGTACTACGACTCTCGCGACTCAGGCTCAAGGGAGTCCTTCCGGCCATCTTTCAGCAGGAGCGGTGGATTTGAGGCTTTCTCTAAAGCATCAGAAGGGTTTGACGGGTCTTCAAGAGGGTCAGCTATCTTTAGTTCATCGAGCAACAGAGACTTTTCATCGAAAAATAAACAGTCAAGTCGCGAAGAGTCATCCAGGCGCGAAGAATCGGAAAGGCGCGAAGAATCGTCGAGACGCGATGAGTCAAGACGCGAAGAATCGTCGAGACGCGATGAGTCAAGACGCGAAGAATCCGAAGGCTCCAGATTTGAATTTTTAACGAATGACAAGAGTGCCTTGGAAGCCTTCGACAGGGAGAGCGCCAGCCAAGGCTTCTCTGGTGGGTCTAGGGACTCCGAGGCTTCGTCGAGACGCAAAGAGTCAAGACGCGAAGAATCCGAAGGCTACAAATATGAATTGTTGACGAATGACAAGAGTGCCTTGGAAGCCTTCGACAGGGAGAGCGCCAGCCAAGGCTTCTCTGGCGGGTCTAGGGACTCCGAGGCTTCGTCGAGACACGAAGAGTCTGGAGGCTTTGGAGAGTTCTCGCATGCCTTCGCGTCATCGTTCTCCCAGCAGGGAGGATCTGGAGGTGGATCAGGTGGTGGATCTGGAGGTGGATCAGGTGGTGGATCTGGTGGTGGATTAGGTGGTGGATTTGGTGGTGGATCAGGTGGTGGATCTGAGGGTGGATCAGGTGGATCAAGAGGTGGATTCGGTGGTGGATCTGAGGGTGGATCATTAGGTGGATCTGGAGGATCAAGTGGTGGATCTGGTGGTGGATCAGGGGGTGGATTTGTTGGAACTGGTAGTGGATCAGGTCACGGTGGATCTGGTGGTGGATCAGGTGGTGGATATGAGGGTGGATTAGGTGGTGGATCAGGGGGTGGATTCGGTGGTGGATCTGAGGGTGGATCATTTGGTGGTGAATTTGGTGGATCAGGTGGTGGATCTGGTGGTGGATCAGATGGTGGATCTGGAGGTGGGTCAAGTGGTGGATCTGGTGGTGGATCAGGGGGTGGATTTGTTGGAACTGGTGGTGGATCAGGTCACGGTGGATCAAGTGGTGGATCTGACGGTGGATCAGGTGGCGGATtcggtggtggttctggtggatCAGGTGGGGGATCACATGGTGGTTCAAGTGGATCAGGTGGCGGATccggtggtggttctggtggatCAGGTCGCGGATCACATGGTGGTTCTGGTGGATCAGGTGGCGGATCAGGTGGCGGATCACATGGTGGTTTAGGTGGATCAGGTGGCGGATTCGGTGGTGAATTTGGTGGATCAGGTGGCGGATccggtggtggttctggtggatCAGGTGGCGGATccggtggtggttctggtggatCAGGTGGGGGATCACATGGTGGTTCTGGTGGATCAGGTGGCGGATCACATGGTGGTTCAGGTGGATCAGGTGGCGGATTCGGAGGTGGATCTGGTGGATCAGGTGGCGGATCACATGGTGGTTCAGGTGGATCAGATGGCGGATTCGGTGGTGGATCTGGTGGATCAGGTGGCGGATTCGGAGTTGGATCTGGTGGATCAGGTGGCGGATCACATGGTGGTTCAGGTGGATCAGATGGCGGATTCGGTGGTGAATTTGGTGGATCAGGTGGCGGATTCGGTGGTGAATTTAGTGGATCAGGTGGCGGATCACATGGTGGTTCAGGTGGATCAGATGGCGGATTCGGTGGTGGATCTGGTGGATCAGGTGGCGGATTCGGAGTTGGATCTGGTGGATCAGGTGGCGGATCACATGGTGGTTCAGGTGGATCAGATGGCGGATTCGGTGGTGGATCTGGTGGATCAGGTGGGGGATCACATGGTGGTTCTGGTGGATCAGATGGCGGATTCGGTGGTGGATCTGGTGGATCAGGTGGGGGATCACATGGTGGTTCTGGTGGATCAGATGGCGGATTCGGTGGTGGATCTGGTGGATCCGGTGGCGGATCACATGGTGGTTCTGGTGGATCAGATGGCGGATTCGGTGGTGGATCTGGTGGATCAGGTGGGGGATCACATGGTGGTTCTAGTGGATCAGGTGGCGGATCACATGGTGGTTTAAGTGGATCAGATGGCGGATTCGGTGGTGGATCTGGTGGATCAGGTGGCGGATTCGGAGTTGGATCTGGTGGATCAGGTGGCGGATCACATGGTGGTTCAGGTGGATCAGATGGCGGATTCGGTGGTGGATCTGGTGGATCAGGTGGGGGATCACATGGTGGTTCTGGTGGATCAGATGGCGGATTCGGTGGTGGATCTGGTGGATCAGGTGGGGGATCACATGGTGGTTCTAGTGGATCAGGTGGTGAATTCGGTGGTGGATTTGGTGGATCAGGTGGCGGATCACATGGTGGTTCAGGTGGATCAGATGGCGGATTCGGTGGTGGATCTGGTGGATCAGGTGGGGGATCACATGGTGGTTCTAGTGGATCAGATGGCGGATTCGGTGGTGGATCTGGTGGATCAGGTGGGGGATCACATGGTGGTTCAGGTGGATCAGGTGACGGATTCGGTGGTGGATCTGGTGGCGGATCCGATGGTGGATCAGGTGGATCAGGTGGCGAGTTCGGTGGTGGATCTGGTGGATCATTTGGCGGATCACATGGAGGTTCAGGTGGATCAGGTGGGGGATCCGGTGGTGGATCTGGTGGATCAGGTGGCGGATCCGATGGTGGATCAGGTAGTGGTTCAGGTGGATCAGGTGGCGGATTCGGTGGGGGATCTGGTGGATCACATGGTGGTTCAGGTGCATCAGGTGGGGGATCCGGTGGTGGATCTAGTGGATCAGGTGGCGGATCACATGGTGGTTCAGGTGGAGGATTCGGTGGTGGATCTGGTGGATCAGGTGGCGGATCACATGGTGGTTCAGGTGGATCAGGTGGGAGATCCGGTGGTGGATCAAGTGGCGGATCCGATGGTGGATCAGGTGGCGGATTCGGTGGTGGACTTGATATTGGACTCGGTTTTGGAACTGATGGACCTGGTGGATCAGGATCTGGTATTGAACTCGGTTTGGGACTTGGTGGTGGACCTGGTATTGAGCTCGGGTTTGGAACTGATGGACCTGGTGGATTCGGTGGTGAACCTGGTGGATCAGGAGGTGGATTCGGTGGTGGACCTGGTGGATCAGGTGGCGGATCACATGGTGGTTCAGGTGGATCAGGTGGCGGATccggtggtggttctggtggatCAGGTGGTGGATTCGATGGTGGATCAGGTGGTGGTTCAGGTGTATCAGGTGGCGGATTCGGTGGTGGACTTGATATTGGACTCGGTTTTGGAGCTGGTGATGGACCTGGTGGGTCAGGAGGTGGACTTGGTGGATCAGTTGGCGGATTCGGTGGTCGACCTGGTGGATCAGATGGTGGATTCGGTGATGGATCAGGTGGGTCAGGTGGATTCGGTGGCGGATTCGGAGGTGGACCAGGAGGTGGATTCGGTGGTGGATCAGGTGGATCAGGTGGATCAGGTGGATTCGGTGGCGGATTCGGTGGTGGACCAGGAGGTGGATTCGGTGGTGGATCAGGTGGATCAGGTGGATTCGGTGGCGGATTCGGTGGTGGACCAGGAGGTGGATTCGGTGGTGGATCAGGTGGATCAGGTGGTGGATctggtggtggagcaggtggaTCTGGTGGCGGGGTCAGTGGTGGAGgggccggcggcggcggcgtcaacCTACAGGACAAGGCCGTGTTCATCATTCACCCTGACTTCTTCAAGACCGGCGCGGGCGCCGGCCTGACGGGCCTGCCGGAAGTGACGGAGCCCATTATTATCGTGAGTGACAATAAATTTGCCCAGGGTGGGGGTGGGGCTGGCGTAGGTTTCAGTAATGCTCTGGGCGGAGGAGGGTTTGCGGGAGCCTTTAGCAGCGTGAACAGGCTGggagaggctgctgctgctgacacCACAGCGGCTCACTCAAGCGGTGCTGCATCAACTGCTACCGCCGAAGAAGTAAGTACATCCTCTGGTAAAAGTGGATCGACCTCGACCAGTGCCATTGAAAGCGCTTCATCCTTAGGCAGTGCCTCAATAAGCGCTTCTTCTCCAAGCAGTGAAGGCTTCGTTGCATCCACCTTCAGCTCCAACGGATTGACTGTTGGAAGTGCGACAGGTGATTCTACCTCTGCCTCGAGTGGATCATTTGGAAGAAGTACCATCGAAAATGTCTCATCCTCAGCTAGTGCCGCTGAAGGAGCATCTTCAAGTGGTGCTACAAAGAGTGCTTCATTCTCCAGTGCAAGTGAATCATCGGGCAGCGCCACTGATGGTGCTTCTTTTTTAACTAGTGCTTCCGAAGGTGGTTCATCCTCCCACGGATCAGTTTCCTCAGGGAGTGGAACTGAAGGCGCCTTTTTATTTGATGCAAGTGGATCTTCCCTAGGCAGTGCGGCTGAAGTTGATACTTCTTTAGGCAGTGCCGCTGAAGTAGCCTCCTCAAGCAGTGCCACTGAAGTGGCCTCCTCAGGCAGTGCCGCTGAAGTGACCTTCTCAGGTAGTGCCGCTGAAGTGGCCTCCTCAAGCGGTGCCGCTGAAGTGACCTCCTCAAATAGTGCCGCTGAAGTGACCTCAAGCAATGCCGCTGCAGCGGCTTCCTCAGGCAGTGCCGCTGAAGGTGTTTCTTCTTCGAGCAGTGGAGGGTTCGATGCATCTACATTCAACTCTAGAAAACTATCTGTAGAAAGCAGCACAAAagattcttcatcttcttccagcAGAAAAGGTGGAGTTCTAACAATTACTTCCTCTAGCTTGGATGGATCATCTGGTATCAACAAAGCGGTAACTGATGAGTCGTCTGGCAGGGGACAATCAGTTCTCGATAGTGGAGCATCAGGAGGaacaaaaaatattgaaaaggcAGCCAATGCAAAACCAGCTTCTTCGGGTCAAATTGGGCTGAATGGATTTAGCACGTCCTTCAGTGAAGGCGGATCACAACAGTTTATAATATCCTCTAGTGGAGACGCATCCAGGTTTGACTCCCACAGATTTTCCAGCAGTGGATCCGGTGGCTCTTCAAGCAGTGGGGCGTCAAGCAGTGCCATTTTGCACAGCCAAAGCGGTGGTGACTTAAAACTGCAGGCACCGGACCAGTTACTGAAGATTCTCAATCCAGGCCAAACAGCTCGCGGGCTTCAGGGTATCCGCGGCAGTTCGGGCCAGGGCGGGGCTGTCTTCTTTACGCAGGAAACTGACCTGGCCTCTTCCCAGGGCGGCAAAACCTCCATCACACAACTGCCAGTCACTCGCGTCACCACCGTGACACACCTCCCTGACGATTCTAAGCAAGGCTCTTCCATCTTGAAAATAGCTGGCAGTTCCACGGGCTTCAAGAATAACCAGAACGTGTTCACAAGCCCACCGTCAGGTGCTGCACGATTCTTTGCATCAGCATCAAACACAAAAACTTTTCAGGCGAGTGGCAAGAAGTCAGCAGGAAACAAAATTGTTAGCATATCCGGCTCAGGAACACTCACGACTCTTCCTACTGGTGACACTGTCCTCGCCTTGGGCAGCAAACAACCCATTGCAATTTCCACTTCCCAGGGCGTCATCAGGAACAGCCGGAGGACCGCGCCCTTTTCCACCACCAACTCGAGGCAGCAACGACCGAGGCGAATCCGAGGGCGGCTTCTGAGGTCACTCTAATTGGCCAAAGAGGTGAAGACACACCTGCATTGAGGTTCACCGTCTCAGCGCCCACTGTTCCTTCAATATGTTAACGTTAGCTTGTACGATAGGCAGAATCGATGTTAATGGCCGCAGTGATCAGATTTTGCTGCTGAAAAGGGTTCATAGAAACTCTGCTTTTATGTtttacacaaacacactctcAGTCATTAACTACATTAATGAAACGAAGAGTTTGTCATTTACCTATTACACAAACACTTCACATATCACTGCACTGTTACTGTCCATACATCATGCCTCTTCCCTTTAATGGCTTGTTTTCATTCGCGAACGAAACGCTGTTACTGTTAGCCAATGCTTAGGTTAGGAACCATGCACACTTGTAGTCATGAGGTGCTgagctctgtgtgtgtatgtgtgtgtgtgtgtgtgtgtgtgtgctaagttATGTGTGTGGATCACTTGATATTGTTGTAACGGTAAGTTATCACGGAGAAGCGTGCTAGGTTTTGTGTGTGGATCACGTCAAGCTGTTTAAACAGAAATGTATCACGAGGTCCATTAGTCGTTaagttatgtttgtgtgtttataacgttgaaattaataaaaaaaatattttttataagCTGAAAAAATGTTTTATTCTAACATCTGGTTACAGGGTTCAATAAACAAACAGGTGCTCTGAGTTCTTGAAATCTATAAAAACAAAGATAAGATTAATCCACAAAGAGGTAATTAACAAAAAGACAAGAATACAAACACTGATGTTCCTGGGGTAACACTTTTAAACTCTCAAAAAGGAAGAGGCTGAGGGAGGATGGAGTGTGCTCCTTACCGGAACAAGCTGGCATGGAGAGCACGGGCGTGGGGGAACCTTCTCTACACGTCACCAACACTCCTGCAACAGATATATAAATTgctataaatggaaggaaaaacgcTTCAATGTTTAAATATGCGTTacatagaaagggaaagggtacGAGGACACTTGATCGAGAtttatgaatggatgaagggctttcatAAGGGTGATGTATAAGGATTTTAGTAGTAGAAGAGCAGAGTACAACACGTAGgctagtaatggatttaaattggataaactcagattcaacaaagacatagcaagaaccagggttgttgattttttttaatttcaagcaagatggcggcactataaaacagttgcctgcgcttccaattggctgggaccaaccaaaagagtaaagatggggccatacgctacagctgagcgtggccgcagtgctcatctccttGGCACGGGCCCCTGACCATTGATGGGAAGAAACCATCACCCCAggacagggtcagcgtgacatccgggttacgacGGTTTATCTTCCCAAAGTTTACCATtgtaagggccgccggcaaccctcacataactttgtgtgtgtgtgtgtgtgtgtgtgtggctctcgcaatctctaagcctttacaaCCATATAtacctatttatcgaccagcccgaaagggaggatgagcagctgggtgagtgggacgctgactgcccaggtcgggattcaaacccagggcGCGGGTTTGTAGCAAGGCATactaaccactagaccatggaggtataaaaaaaacaataaaaaaaatctaatgtcaacaagatgagaaaacagttGCAATAAGCAAATGAACTtaagttgctaacccatggttgccctgcacacattctaaatATTTTGGCTCATGGTTTGGAAATTGGCAACATaaaagaacatgtggttcatgttgtaaTATACTTCTGAagccatcactctgcctcagcaagatgcCGTCAGAAAGGCGGTCAGTGTCTTGTTCTGCTCCAGGACACTGGATGGACCAGGTGTGGCTGACGGAAGATATGTATAATGAACTAACAGCTCAGGTAAAAATtttgtgaagttgacagggaaaataTGGATATCGAGGTTagagagtgttttctttgtttatttctccattctATGTTGTTGCTCAGCAAtgagatcaagatttaaatcaatgacaaaaaaaaatcaaataatataaatcttgatttaaatcaatgatttaaaaaaataatttgatttaagttttgatttaaatcaacttgatttaaatcaaacaaccctggcAAGAACTGCTTTACTAATATTGTGGTGGATGAGTGCAGCAATcactcatgtggtgagtgccaatatgataTATAGCTCCAAGGAAAGcttacataaattcatggatactGAGGATAAATGGGGTTAGGATGACAAAAACCTGCCTTGTATGGGCATTCCGGACTCTTGcagattatatgtgtgtgtgtgtgtgtgtgtgtgtgtgtgtgtgtgtgtgtgtgtgtgtgtgtgtgtgtgtgtgtgtgtgtgtgtgtatctatgtgataaagaaagagaaagagaaagataaggagaattcaaatattcgtgtatttaatcATTcacctatttatttactttacatccggttaaaaatatacatattttaGTACGTTCCCGAACATTGGTGTGTCGCAGCTGCATTACCTGATATGCTTTTTAAGAAACGATGGCTCGGCAGATCTCTAAAGCTGCTGAGATAATCCACATAATTAACTCATCCCACCACACACCTGCACCTTCCCAAGCCCTGCCTCCAGCGTCACCTGCTCTGCGCCACGCCTCCTGCTGTGCTCCACCGTCCCCTTCCTCAGGTGCCCGTTTCCAACCTTGCTGCATCAACCTTCACACCAGGAGCCTTCCTCGTACCTTTAGCTGTCCCTTGACTTCCATAATCTCTCTCTGCATTTCAATAGTTGATATAATTTTCCCGTAAGGCTCTCATTTCTTATCTCTGCGTCTATCATTTTTTTCGCTGCGAATATTGACTATCAAATGTTCAGGATTCCAAAATGGTTGTCTGTTAACTTGTAAAAAACAAAATTGCTTATTCCCAGTTGCCTATTCGGTGAAGTTCCCTCGAAGC containing:
- the LOC127001562 gene encoding uncharacterized PE-PGRS family protein PE_PGRS54-like isoform X31, translating into MWKVVVVAAALSVAAVAGEGGQEAQLSGPGLSLGELLRGSRESSGEYRVRHFGRGGGDDDDSEEFPPLMPYEFAYEVKDDATTNYQNRVEFVEDGVLRGSYSLLSPDGVVRTSVYSDTGNGFEVTLHEVPTDIVVIGSGLPGDPALKAGGTYRYYDSRDSGSRESFRPSFSRSGGFEAFSKASEGFDGSSRGSAIFSSSSNRDFSSKNKQSSREESSRREESERREESSRRDESRREESSRRDESRREESEGSRFEFLTNDKSALEAFDRESASQGFSGGSRDSEASSRRKESRREESEGYKYELLTNDKSALEAFDRESASQGFSGGSRDSEASSRHEESGGFGEFSHAFASSFSQQGGSGGGSGGGSGGGSGGGSGGGLGGGFGGGSGGGSEGGSGGSRGGFGGGSEGGSLGGSGGSSGGSGGGSGGGFVGTGSGSGHGGSGGGSGGGYEGGLGGGSGGGFGGGSEGGSFGGEFGGSGGGSGGGSDGGSGGGSSGGSGGGSGGGFVGTGGGSGHGGSSGGSDGGSGGGFGGGSGGSGGGSHGGSSGSGGGSGGGSGGSGRGSHGGSGGSGGGSGGGSHGGLGGSGGGFGGEFGGSGGGSGGGSGGSGGGSGGGSGGSGGGSHGGSGGSGGGSHGGSGGSGGGFGGGSGGSGGGSHGGSGGSDGGFGGGSGGSGGGFGVGSGGSGGGSHGGSGGSDGGFGGEFGGSGGGFGGEFSGSGGGSHGGSGGSDGGFGGGSGGSGGGFGVGSGGSGGGSHGGSGGSDGGFGGGSGGSGGGSHGGSGGSDGGFGGGSGGSGGGSHGGSGGSDGGFGGGSGGSGGGSHGGSSGSGGEFGGGFGGSGGGSHGGSGGSDGGFGGGSGGSGGGSHGGSSGSDGGFGGGSGGSGGGSHGGSGGSGDGFGGGSGGGSDGGSGGSGGEFGGGSGGSFGGSHGGSGGSGGGSGGGSGGSGGGSDGGSGSGSGGSGGGFGGGSGGSHGGSGASGGGSGGGSSGSGGGSHGGSGGGFGGGSGGSGGGSHGGSGGSGGRSGGGSSGGSDGGSGGGFGGGLDIGLGFGTDGPGGSGSGIELGLGLGGGPGIELGFGTDGPGGFGGEPGGSGGGFGGGPGGSGGGSHGGSGGSGGGSGGGSGGSGGGFDGGSGGGSGVSGGGFGGGLDIGLGFGAGDGPGGSGGGLGGSVGGFGGRPGGSDGGFGDGSGGSGGFGGGFGGGPGGGFGGGSGGSGGSGGFGGGFGGGPGGGFGGGSGGSGGFGGGFGGGPGGGFGGGSGGSGGGSGGGAGGSGGGVSGGGAGGGGVNLQDKAVFIIHPDFFKTGAGAGLTGLPEVTEPIIIVSDNKFAQGGGGAGVGFSNALGGGGFAGAFSSVNRLGEAAAADTTAAHSSGAASTATAEEVSTSSGKSGSTSTSAIESASSLGSASISASSPSSEGFVASTFSSNGLTVGSATGDSTSASSGSFGRSTIENVSSSASAAEGASSSGATKSASFSSASESSGSATDGASFLTSASEGGSSSHGSVSSGSGTEGAFLFDASGSSLGSAAEVDTSLGSAAEVASSSSATEVASSGSAAEVTFSGSAAEVASSSGAAEVTSSNSAAEVTSSNAAAAASSGSAAEGVSSSSSGGFDASTFNSRKLSVESSTKDSSSSSSRKGGVLTITSSSLDGSSGINKAVTDESSGRGQSVLDSGASGGTKNIEKAANAKPASSGQIGLNGFSTSFSEGGSQQFIISSSGDASRFDSHRFSSSGSGGSSSSGASSSAILHSQSGGDLKLQAPDQLLKILNPGQTARGLQGIRGSSGQGGAVFFTQETDLASSQGGKTSITQLPVTRVTTVTHLPDDSKQGSSILKIAGSSTGFKNNQNVFTSPPSGAARFFASASNTKTFQASGKKSAGNKIVSISGSGTLTTLPTGDTVLALGSKQPIAISTSQGVIRNSRRTAPFSTTNSRQQRPRRIRGRLLRSL